From the Thermodesulfovibrio thiophilus DSM 17215 genome, the window TATATTCCCACTTACGCATCTTCGCAGGACGGGACTCTATTTTTGTGAGGTTTATATTAGAATCTTTAAATGGTTTCAATGCATTGTAAAGTGCTCCTGGCTTGTCTTGAAGTGAAAACATTATTGAGGTCTTATCAGAACCTGTTTTGGCAGAAAAATTCTTCGATAGAATGAAAAATCTTGTATAGTTATTAGAATAATCTTCAATATGCTTTGCCGCGAATTTAAGGCCATAAAGAGTAGATGCAAACTCACTTGCTATAGCAGCAATTTCTTCATCATGTGAAGCCTGTCTTGCTGCTTCTGCAGTTGAAGCAACATCATAAACAGGAATTCCGGGCATATTTTTCTGTAACCATTCTTTACATTGAGCTTTTGCATGAGGATGAGAATAAATCTTCTTTATTTTTCTCTTCTCTCCTGTAAGAGAAAGTAAGTGATGTGAAATTGGAATTGTTATCTCACCAGAGATTTTTGCATTATATTGCATGAACATATCAAGGGTATAGGTAACAGTTCCTTCATTTGAGTTTTCAATGGGTACAACTCCAAATTTTGTTACTCCTTTTTCCACGGATTCGAAGATATTTTTAATGTTATCTTTAGGTTCAAATTGCGCAAAGCTACCGAAATACTTTATCGCTGCAAGATGCGTGAATGTGCCTTCAGGGCCAAGATAAGCAATCTTCTGTGATTCCTGTAAAGAAAGAGTGGCTGAAAGAATTTCTCTGAAAAGAGTTTTTATTGTTTTATCT encodes:
- the pheA gene encoding prephenate dehydratase; this translates as MENERLAKLRKNIDNIDKKILKLLNQRAELAIQIAEIKKAEGLSFYDSVREREVLKNLAQLNEGPFSDKTIKTLFREILSATLSLQESQKIAYLGPEGTFTHLAAIKYFGSFAQFEPKDNIKNIFESVEKGVTKFGVVPIENSNEGTVTYTLDMFMQYNAKISGEITIPISHHLLSLTGEKRKIKKIYSHPHAKAQCKEWLQKNMPGIPVYDVASTAEAARQASHDEEIAAIASEFASTLYGLKFAAKHIEDYSNNYTRFFILSKNFSAKTGSDKTSIMFSLQDKPGALYNALKPFKDSNINLTKIESRPAKMRKWEYIFFVDFIGHITDEIVQKTLESVKQYCTEVVHLGSYPIFE